From the genome of Candidatus Endomicrobium procryptotermitis, one region includes:
- a CDS encoding glycosyltransferase family 2 protein, producing the protein MYPTKVSVIIPVYNVEPYLRQCLDSILNQTLKDIEIICINDGSTDKCLDILRQYEKIDDRIIIIDQ; encoded by the coding sequence TACCCCACAAAAGTTTCGGTAATAATCCCCGTTTACAATGTAGAACCATATTTAAGGCAATGCTTGGACAGCATACTAAACCAAACGTTAAAAGATATAGAAATCATCTGCATCAATGATGGTTCTACTGATAAATGCTTAGATATTTTGCGTCAATATGAAAAAATAGATGACAGAATTATAATTATAGACCAA